The sequence agcattgacattgatgaagtccatcaaatcatTTCTGCTatccagttgggcttgagttcctccaaattttttagttccttgcagaggagtattgaaatctcccatcaacagccaACTGTCCTGAGAGAGAGAGCATCTTTtctgctggattttatcccaaaatttactcctagcagctttggaattaggggcatagatatttgtaACCACCCACTCCTTTCCTTCAgtgatgcttttaactttcatagatataatattaccatcttcatcaatcatatctcctaaaatagttttcttgttccaaaaaatagccaccccacctgaggccccattcgagctactaccacaaaatcctccatttttaaagaactttAACTTCTCAACTTTCTCCTTAGTCATTTTGGTTTCCTGCACAAGGATAATATCTGGCTTATGATCTCTAATGAGATTctgtaatatatcctgtttattgagaccatttaggcctcaaaTGTCCcaggagattaccttcatttggaaacctgggagcagGATTCCTATATAGTTCGccgccttccatcagctatgttttgcttactctcctagtccctatgccatttAATGGTTTTATGACCCTGTggagatttggaaagaccaatatttGCTTTagatctggtcctagttttcatCCCATTAGGGAATCttgccttcttatttttcttttttccattccctgttattTCTTTGTCATGTTCATCTCTGAGATCAGCTTGCATATTATTTCACAGTTCTCCTCTTTTATGGGAAGAAGAGGGCGTGTTAATTCCAACATTCTGAAATAAAGAGTTTAGGTTAACCTTAGGTGATCcaaacttgttcttccttccaGAATTAACTTCAGGTCCTACAGAATCATTTGGGCAGTCTTTATCACTTTTCATTACTGAGACATGAAGGACCTCATGTTGGGATCcgattatatcatcaatctcaccttcttcaagattctcttcaatgattacattctcttcctcctaaTTTTGTAAGACTTAAAAaatattgactgttttgatctcaaatccattaatttcatcctttttatcttccttcaaaagggACCCCTTAAGAGGGATAGTATTTCTATCATCTTCTCATAAATATTTTAGGTTACTAGAAATTTCGCTTCCTCCTTCCACTCTACTATCTTCCTtattattagtcttttctttccatacttgtttatgaggattattaaccttcataggttttttggggttactagggcaagccttagcccaatgaCCAACTTTCTTACAGGAGAAGCACATAAAGGGGAGGGACTTAAACTCTATTGTctattcccataacccaagtttggaatttatatcaatagaactaggaagatccatcttctaTGAAATAGTGACACAAATTCTTGCATAAACCAGTCTCTTTTGAGCTGTAGCCATtggatctatcacaacaagctccccaaaggaatttGCTATACCTGAAAAAACATCCTCAACCCAGAATTTGAGCAGCAAGCTGGGTAACCTTACCCAGaccagagcagattcaaagaaggaatcattgagttccatgtttggagaccattttcttagggaaagggaagatttaccaaacatccatggtccaccgcttaatgttgcttccagatcttccccacaagaaaatgaaaaaacaaagaAACCCCTTAACAGGGCTAAAACATCAACCCGacctttcagcctccattttctcttaacaaaggatctaacatccttaatattgggtcgtggtccaacaaactttcccactagagagaaagccattaaagaaatgctatgatcaataaccaaatttgGAACAACAATAGCTAATTTACCCATTTTTCTATCAGAGACGTCTTCAACAAAGGGGAAAGACAATTTTCCAGTAGGTTTGTTTGCAAAAAGACCGCTCCACGATTTGAGAGCCTTCACCTTTGCAGTCTTTTCCAAGTCAACTTTCACACCCTCGGGACCCGATTTTGGAGAATCTTTCATCTTTTTACGGTTAGGAGGAGGATCCTGATGCCATGGGTCACCATCCGATCTCCCATCCTCCTCATCCAacgcttgtccttgagctgcagaggcAGCAGAACTAGAGGAACCAACATCGTTGTTACCTccatttccaaaattcaaatttcctttcgcTTGCactgttccctccatttccagaaTGAAATGTTGAGACTAACATCTTTAATGGGAGTTACACTTGCATATTTTAGGCTATTATGAAAAACTCTTCTCATTGGTCATattttccatctcttcctctctcattTTCTATATATACTCACTCGTAGCTAATCAtggtattgtattgtattgtatttttgcaatttttttcccTTACATTCTCCTAATGCTATTTTCTTGTTTAACATTTGCAATTTTTCTCTTGGAGGCTAATTTTGTGCTATTATTTAGATCTATATCATTTACATTCACAATTTTATTTCTATTCATTTGCACTAGGTATTTTAGGTTATTCATCATTTCAGATTCTAACAAACACATCTTTGGATAGGGGATGTATACATCTAGATATATAAAAGGAGTAATATTTTATGTAATAGTGTTggtatatggacactccaatgagacattgtgtgtgattgaaggttttgtcattgatagcaaccttgcaatcctatggcatcggcaagacattatactgacaaagcattatacaggaaaccttgcaatcctatggcaccggcaagacattataccggcaaagcattatataggcaaccttgcaatcctatggcaccggcaagacattacaccggcaaagcattatataggcaaccttgcaatcctatggcactggcaagatatTATACTGGCAAAGTataacacaggcaagatagtgcattgacatcagaagatcaatctacatcggcaccggcacagaaggaaatatgtatatcggcacagaggccgacaggatttttgatatgtaatattttgtttatcattgtaagccaacttggcaaattgtaaaatgactcttgtatataaaagagatcattgtagtcatttgtaggacatggatagaatgcaataaataaattagaaggcagacctaatgtgcgaattgtaggtcaagggtatatgtaaagaacagagcaaacaccagtactgaatctgacattgaagatgctattgtaaagcaatactgAATATTGGATTtctgtaaatcctcattgtaagtcagtgtgacttcttttgagcagtgagctctaggcagttggccttcctgcatgtgtaggcccctattgtaagtaatattctcttattggccagtaagtgaatattgtgggtcacaaatcccactgaggtttttcccacactgggtttccttgttaaacatcttgtgttatggtgttcttttcatgtggatgcttttgattttgttatttgcattaattcttgcatcccggtatactgttactttatattttgcatattcagttttaagaaaatttcgttaccggtcagatactgattcacccccccctcttagtatttgtgggaaccctaacaattggtatcagagcctagtcctctattttcaaaagcctaacaacttgaggaagattttgacaccggtaaagatggaaaatctgatgaagcaacttgaaggagctcttactgactatgatgcagagaagttgaaaaatatcaaattagaagatgatttaaaagcagcccaggacattattcaggcacttcaagaaaatcttactattacaagaaacaagagaagagaactttgtgaaaaattgcaaaatgaaaatgatgaaaaggaatcactagatgatatgataagcaaattgaaacaagagatcatgacaacaaaaaatgaaatgcaggatatgactatgagattctgcaaagagattgaggacagaaagaagaatgaagaagaattgaccagaagactaagtgatgtagcaaatgagaacacaagacttagctatgaaaatgatatgttgaagatagatctgatgcatactcaaaatgactcgaatgaaataatgagacaaaaagagatcttggaaagggaattggaaattgcaaatcaacacaaagaaaaattcaagaaaagctcagaagaacttggtaccttattgaagaatcaaaaacccaaaggtgacacttctggagttggatttgaagttggagaaagctccggtactacaaatacccaggatcaaagcaaaccagtaagaccctctaacacttacaaattcaatggaaaatgctttaactgtaataaatatggtcataaggcaaatgaatgtagatctaggaattattagaatatcaattcTCCcatcggtcaatgcaccaaatgcaacaaaattggtcataactctaaaaattgcagaatgaatgtaagatgttatgtttgtggaagatttggtcttttatcaaataaattcagaacacaaactgacataggttatgggaaagctattcagaaaaataatgtaacttgttatgcatgtaacaagattggtcatattgctaaattctgtagaagtaaaggtacaccagtagataacaaaagtagtagcttgaaaggtaaagaaaaggttgaagaggttaagcaagaatttttaaagaaatggattagaaaaggtgatctaaatattggggttactcctccactggtagaatcaacaaatgcttcaccagcaggacaatatgatgctccaccggcagaacagagcaatgctccaccggcaggatgttcttcatcaaactgaagaaaattatcttgagggtttggcaatttaatgacacatgtgctattattccctcggttagagaaaagaagttgaaaatccttcattaccgacaaataaagttgagttaatacattgccgacaaacaattaatgtggtaggtgatagaaaagactttataaaataaggtttttggctccatttcatttcactgtgaattcaaacttttagagagcgcgaagatttctgagataaggcattttgagcaaagaggcaaagcacttcagcaatcaatccatccaaaggcagaaaaatgtatttatcatcatggcatcctcctctgcacctgaattcatagcaaaccctataatagtcgaggttataaaatgacctaggctcgtgttttagctagttcccgaggtagctaagaaagatgatagcacaggtgcattttcccaaattccaaagggtgttgtttatgcagaagaccctagaatgtatattcattgcaacatagggGAATTAGGTGAtaaagaaatcaaagacatgtataaatctgttatatgtgacaatgccagaaatgtgaaacctgaacataaaattgttgaaaccctaggattcactgaaatcctcagtattcctgaatttcccaaggaagtgggtaggatagttcttagcaggctacatggctcattcttttggcttgactcagtgcataaaattaccaaggtagttgtgaaagcagtaacagagttaccttccaccggtaccagacccgacaaaaccaagaaggtctccaatgacctagtaataaacttaactggtgcaacatccgacaagagatcattgagagttaatgatgtgaccgatacaaatgatagatttgttagcatgattttaggttacaaagcaactcatgcaaataggcttaactctgtttccagtttatgcataaagagtgcttatgacatggttaaggacaatgtgaaaattgatatctgtgaatggttaaaagatgagttaattgacaatttggcaaaaattaagaaggataagaaaggaacctttagatttggaaatttacttgtatgtttaatgctacatataaccaaacaggctcccagtataggcaacaaggactttggatttgacataccggtaggaaaacaattgtctgacttattcaacaacatgggtgaaaacaaagaaaagaatatccatgagtattttcaagcactaaaggtcagaatgaataagaggatcagactatcacaggaaattgtcaacaaatataaggatgacatatgttttgtaataaaaaaggatgagatctggatggaagcagtcatcccaagaacaatctgggttacagagatggggtatgaaacagatgaccacatagtggaaacttatgccaaagcacttctggaagcccccaatgaaccaaaggaagaagtatttggtagtgctgagcacatcgaaagtcaaattcaatctaaaaagagagtaaagaaagttgaggcatctatgaggaaaggaaccaggcaagcaaaagccttaaaagatgatgtattaaagaaaatcggcataacagaagaagagttggtagcccaacagcctgaaactcatctatcactagtagatatgtccttagaaggagatatgccagcaactttcaaaagagttgttaggaaaagagacctcTCACCGGTATCctctccttcacctagaaggacaagacagaagcaacaagctgtaaggtctccagtcaagaaagccacacctaagaaaaagttgacccccaaaaagaagaagaagatagacattgacttggccccttttgacatattattgAATGAGATCACTAAGGAAGGTAAATTGataaacatagggaaaatctatgacaccctatcagaagatgagaaaggacaagttgaggaaagtgttatactacacatggacatgtataaattttttttgatgcaagtcctaaatgaaattcctgatgaattatataaaagacttgaggccagaaggcaaggaataattgagttagataagaaaattaaaatagaaaaattacttgcaatatacccagtcaactcacctaaggaaattgatgatttggtagctcaggccaaccagacagtcttttccactgcacaccagcaaatatcattaatggcaggtagagttattgAAGTTTCAattgaaatagaagatggttgggatagattcttggttgaaaaagaaaaacaagaagaatatatgaatcccaagcccattctggtatatcaaaaggacaaagggaaaggtaaagtggtggaccaccaagtatcaagattagagacaacttacccccacctcctttaaatactccaccggtaacaacaactgcagaagatcaaccgacagctgagagcatgaacacagaggataataatcttaatcctgaagtcctatatactgtgaatgttgatactcataaaatcaacatagtggtagataaggataccacagataaatctgataaaaaGGAGCAACTGGCAATAGGAAAAAAGGAGCAACcgacagcagattcagagaaaaagatggattcTGGAACTCAAACAGAGCAACCACCAGAATAGACTCcatcggtaagaaatgatgcaggaaaaactgtgcttaaagagatggagacacaaacagacctaccagaggtcaataccagcatggtcccttccactggcactcagtttattgggtcaccatcaaatgtaacagaggtattggtcgaatctatcaagaaaataactgactatagctcacaagcctataaagcgatagatgattcaattccagttttgaaattaatagctcccaattgtaatatagccaacaaagattctttaggacagttggatacactttgtaaatatatttctggaaattttgagcaaacaaaggtagaaactgtaaaggaaagtgtagaaaaagagaaacaaaaattctttgaggaaggaataaagaagtgtaatagggaatttgacacacttctattggaactgtgcaatttgttgaaagaatacaaaactctgtacaaagacacctgtaagataaactttttgacctcggatgtagacaaaaagatgagcaaggtctaggaagagatcaataaactggctgataattttgttaactcacctgatacactatcagtttttgaggaaaagataacaaattttgaggaagaattgctcaaacttgagagagaaaaagagaaaataataaacaaagcaaaattttgagatctaaactaagtccaagattggactatttagcatctctgcgtaaggaaatctcagaggcactaacacagggtagcaagacaccgacagagcacttgcaacatctcactggtacagtacatagaactgagatagcaataaaggagagaaagaagtttatggatggtataaacttaattttgggagatattcttcagataataactacccaactacaaggttgaggttatgaattggtacaactacaaaatctactaacctttgtcattgatgccaaagggggagtagtagatgagaaaattcaaaacacatggatcacatgctcagggggagctctcacatttttggtatacacatttttggatatctttttgaaatttctcatgagtgttgccatcaatgccaaagggggagattgttggcatatggacactccaatgagacattgtgtgtgattgaaggttttgtcattgatggcaaccttgcaatcctatggcaccggcaagacattataccggcaaagcattatataggtaaccttgcaatcctatggcaccggcaagacattataccgacaaagcattatacaggcaaccttgcaatcctatggcatcgacaagacattatactagcaaagcattatacaggcaaccttgcaatcctatggcaccggcaagacattataccggcaaagtataacacaggcaagatagtgcactggcatcaaaagatcaatctacaccggcaccggcaccgaaggaaatatgtataccggcacagaggccgacaggatttttgatatttaatattttgtttattattgtaagctgacttggcaaattgtaaaatgactcttatatataaaagagatcattgtagtcatttgtacgACAtagatagaatgcaataaataaattagaaggtagatctaatgtgcaaattgtaggtcaagggtatatgtaaagaatagagcaaacaccggtactgaatctggcattgaagatgctattgtaaagcagtactgaatattggatttgtgtaaatcctcattgtaagtcagtttgacttcttttgagcagtgagctctaggcagttggccttcctgcatgtgcaggcccctattgtaagtaatattctcttattggccagtaagtgaatattgtaggtcacaaatcccaccgaggtttttcccacaccgggtttccttgttaaacatcttgtgttatggtgttcttttcatgtggatgcttttgattttgttatttgcattaattcttgcataccggtatactgttactttatattctgcatattcagttttaaggaaatttcattaccggtcagatactgattcaccccccccctccagtatctatgggaaccctaacaaataGGATGTGTAGTAAGATGTGATATTTTGATAGTTGGTCAAATGGTGTCCAATGGGTGTGTTTGAGTGCATATAAGGCAGGTCTTTATTGTTAGGTAGTTGTGGCAGGTCAGGTGGTACCCTTGAGGGGTAGGTTGTCATAAACTATGAGTTATTGTGGGTAAACCTATAATCAAAAGAGATAACCTTGCTTTTTTCCATATAGTTGGACATAGGGTTTTTTAGTGAGCCACGGGTTGGTTACGTGTGGCCTATACTAGGTGGTATTAGAGCAGCTGAAGTGGGACTGACTACCATAATAAGACTTAGATTGCTCTAAACCATAATCCGACAGGTAAGGTTTCAAAATAGCTAAATGAAAAGTTCCTATTAAAGAGACCTTTAATCTCAATTatctattataattaattaatttactctATCTAAATTATATAGAAACATTTATTTTCTATATTGATGAACAATGCGTACTTATTTAActccatatatatagatatataaatatcaAACTGTTAATCGGATGGCTGATCAAATAAATATTTACATTAATACTTTCATAATTTAAATGTTGCGAGTGATGGTTTACCATTCTGTTGTACTTCTCCTAGTTGCCGAAGCCAATTCTAGTTTATTAGATCTAAGATTCTCTTGTTACTTATGTTAAGTTCTGTAGAATTAGAATTAAAAAACTGATGGGATGATTTAGTTGCTACTTTCCAGAAACAATCAATTATGATTAATAACTTTGGCACCAAGCTTCAGAAAACCAAAGGAATCCTTAGTAAAATAGTGGGAAAAATTGTTTATTCACATAGCATGCAATCGGCATCTGAAACACTGGGTAAAAGAAAAAATACTACAGGAAAACCAAGTAAACAGCTGACAAAAGATTCTTATGCTCTCAACAGTACATTCACATCGCTGTGGGAAAGTTCAAAGATGTTAAAATACAAGTGAATAACATGGGTGCAACTCTCACCACGCAATGCTCACTATAACTAATCCCACCATCATACTGATAATGGCGGATGATGTTAAATGGGCTCCTGCACTTGTCTTTGGGTGCTCACTTTCTGTTGGCGATATCCCTCCAACAGAACTTGTGGGTGATCTTGCTGAGGGAATTACTGCAGGGGGGATTGATGTTTCAGGCTCAGGCGATGAGGAGGGAACACTTCCTGTCGGTGCACTATtgctggaaactgcaaatcaacaaatTCCCACTCATAATTGAGTAATATTATCTCCTTTTTCTGTTTCAGAAAAAATATAAATTACCCACAGAAAGAAAGCTCTATTTACCTGCAGATGCAGAGGGAGCCGGTACTCCTACACCTGctcacaaaacaacaatatagtgATTATGACAGCAATAACTATAATATagtgatttttttcttctttttattttttcttatatgACGAGGAAGTTAGGGAAGAGGATTCAGTAGTTAAGCATGTTTCAATAGTTATGATAATATCTGTTGACTTAATGTTTAATACTCTAACATCAGTAATTGAGCCTTCAAAGTTGCCAGCATTGATCATGCAGGCTCATAATTGAATATGAAATGTATTCTATAAATTAAAAAAGTTAGAAATTATATGATGTTAAATTGACACACTAATTAAACATGACTTAATACACAACTATTATAACTTAATAGAGAAATAACTGTGGTCTACTCTTGTTAAGGACATCAAGATGCACATTGGATCATATTTAATACTTGTAATTGAAAATTAGAAAAGCAGAGTGTATTCTGATCAAATATGCAATCGAATGTCTTGATAGATATTATACATTCTAAACACCTCAACAAAAAATCAAACCAATATGATGTCATATTTGAATGAATTTAAGAAGCACACAACTACAACATCCTTTGCGGTGACATGAAACCTAAAAATTTAACAGCCAgcattttatatttattaaaagaATTAACTTTACCTGTAAATAAAGAGGGAGCTGGAGCACCTGCAGATGAAGAGGGAGCAGGAGCACCGGCAGCTGCTCAAAACAACAACAATTTAGTGATCATGACAGTTTAAGCTTTACTTTTAACTCATCAATCTACTGTTTGATGTTAAAATGAACTTAAAAAATCCTACATTCATTTATAATACTTCAATAAAACTTCAAAGGCATAGTTTCCTATAACAAAAGTAACATTCAATTACCTTTGCATTGAGAGATTGAGGGAGTGGTGACTTTGCAAGCACCAGGGAGAGTCAGAGCCCTTGTTTGATTAATGGGGAAGCCTAAAGGATTGTTATTGGTGAACAGAAGACACAGACAATTTGCGTTGTTCTTCACCACAGAAGAAAGTGCAGTGCAGCAGCTCTGTGATGGAGGTGAGGTGGTTACATTACTTGTGACATACCCAGCGCAGGGAGCCAAAGCTATGAGCGAAGTTGTGCAGCCTGCAGAAGGAGCGGTTGATTGAGCTACTACACCGCCATAATTTCCAGTTACTGCAACTGTCACCACCCAGATCATTATTACAGAAACTGATAACCTAGAGCACTCTGTTACACCTGCCATTGAAAGAAAAAGTACCCACAAAACTAACAGTGAAGAAAAGTAAataattgaagagaaatatgaataagGAGCTAAATGCAGAATAGTTGAAGCTGAGGATAGATAGATGAATGTTAGATTGTACTATGGAAGAGCAGTTTATAAAGAGAGTTGGAGGAAAAAAAACAGAGATTGCGTGAATTTTACTGTTAGGTTAAGGAAAGAGCAACAGGTGGCAATAATTGGGAAGGTTTTCGTTGAACAAACCCACCACTCTCCACCGGTTCTGAATCTAAGCGGCTATAGAGACCAAAATCTCGCTTTAATTAGCATGTACTTTGTATATGATCTGAACAAGTAGAAATAAttgttttttgtttctttaatTCATAAGTTGACAGGCATTGAGAAGAAATCCATTTAAAAATTGAACATATTCATTGTTTAAGGTACACCAGTTTTAAATTGAAGACTTTCAACATGCTTTGGTGTGGGGTGGATAGCGGCTCATCTTCTTGGAGAAAGAGCTTAAGAGTAgagtctattttttttttttttttggctgttTTTATCTTT is a genomic window of Cryptomeria japonica chromosome 7, Sugi_1.0, whole genome shotgun sequence containing:
- the LOC131061236 gene encoding non-specific lipid transfer protein GPI-anchored 11, whose product is MAGVTECSRLSVSVIMIWVVTVAVTGNYGGVVAQSTAPSAGCTTSLIALAPCAGYVTSNVTTSPPSQSCCTALSSVVKNNANCLCLLFTNNNPLGFPINQTRALTLPGACKVTTPSISQCKAAGAPAPSSSAGAPAPSLFTGVGVPAPSASAVSSNSAPTGSVPSSSPEPETSIPPAVIPSARSPTSSVGGISPTESEHPKTSAGAHLTSSAIISMMVGLVIVSIAW